The DNA sequence ATCTTCTGAGCTCACTTTCATCAACAGTAGGTGGTGGTGGTTTCCAAAGTACAAAGTATGGAAGAAGGGCATATGCTCCACCGAAGAATGAAAGTATTAAGAAAGGCCAGACAGGAATGCTGCTTTTTGAGCTGCACATAAAAGAATGGATACTCAGATCTAACTGCGAAACATTGATGATCAAGTCCAGTTCCCAGAGATTTTGTAGTCTATTAAGGGTGAGAAAAACCACGACTCATCTAAGATACACTACATAATCCTAATcacgaaagaaaaagaaggggaGAGAAGAGGTGCATAAGATTATCAAAAATTGTTATataaaattcaaacaaaataaCAATACCTTCTCCCTGTTGGAAGCTGCAGCATACTATACACCAAAGGCCACAAACCCATTATGTACCAGACAGACACAAGCACTTCATTCATTCTAAAACCATCATCTCCCTTCAAATTCAAGAGTTTCTTTAAGAAATACATGTCCCTTGactgaaaaaatgaaaagccCATATGTTAAATATTTGAAATGTGGGATGATCGAAAAGCATATTTAACTGCCAATGCAAAGATTAATTGAACAACAGGGAATTCACATGCCATTAGACTTGCTCTCATTGTCACTTGTTTAACAAATAGTTCAATAAAATGGTTTATCTATGTTCATGATGCACAATGAGGCATCACTATGATTCAGTTTACGTATGCAACTCAACCAAGAAATCCTCAAAAAAATTTCAGACAAGAATTATTCCTCCAATCCCAAAGAAGCAACCTTTAAATATTTTCACTTGTTTCTTTTAATAGCGCCTTTGAGTCTTTGACATAAGTAAGTAAGTAACAATTTCAGCTTGAAACATTATTTTAAACCTCCCACAACGAAAGTAATCTAAACCTTCCAAAGGCATATTAGTCAACAAAATAAGAGTAAAAGATTAACAATAGCATACATTCATGTCTTTACTCCTACTCTTAGTAAGCAATACAACTAGTTCAACAAAAACATACCAGATTCTGCCTGATCATATCAAACATTATTACATTAACACCTAAACCACTAAATTTAAAAAATCTTGGTTCTACATTACCGGGGTCTGATTTGGAGAAAGATTGAACACATAGTACATGAGTGCCCCCCACAACAGAAATAGCAAAATTGAGGTTGTCCAGTTCCTTTCATCACCACCATTTTCACTGTTCAAGGATTCACCTTCATTCAGAACTGGGTCTTCTGGTTTCTGGCTATTCAAGGTACTGTGACAAATTTGAAGCTGGCCCTTGTGGAATgtaaagattgaagctttacCATTGTGGGGTCCAAAAAAGGTTGAAACTTTTGAGGCCGTTTTGGAGTGTGAAATTCTGGGCTTGAGGATTTGGGTTTGGAGTGAAGTTTTggagttttgggttttgggtggaAGGGATGACGGGAAGGTTGAGAAGTTGCAGGAGATGAGGTTGGCATTAGCCAACAACATGTTGGAGGAGTTTGGGATTTTGGATATTCCTATTTCAGCTCTGTTTTTAACGGTAAGCTACTAAAGTACTAAGCTTAGCTTATAGTCCATACGCTGCCGTTTTGGAGCAAACTCATTTTTCGAAAAAAACCAGGGTCCAAACTTTAATTTGCATATATTTAGCGGTGTAAACCCTTGATCTAGCTGTATAAAAgagtaaaagtaaaattcattttcaaaatttttatttaatcaatataaataaaaatcgttTATTGATGTAATTACATCAAACAAACGTAGCGTTGATCATGAAAATGTTGACTCTCATTAGAACTATTCATTCATTTGATACAATTTGGCAATTGAACCAAGTTTAGTTTGCATTGATTTTTCATAAAAATAATAGTTAAAAGTTGTTTAACTCTGTTTAGAATATGTGCTGAGTGGTGTACTCTATGTAACGAACTCTTCTTGAcaatttttggttatggacagTTGAACAGTAGCAAGTAAAGGGTGTTAAAACCGAGTGCCCAAACTAATTATTTCACACCAGACGACAAAAGAAGTTTACAACCGCGCGTTTCATAACTGCAAAAATGACCACATCCCAAACCATATAAACATCTCAGATAAGGTTCCTTCTTTACTTGGTGTCATTGGATAGCCATGGCTGAAGTTTCAAGAATCTTGCAAAGCAGCTTGATCCCCAGTTTCCATTCACACCCCAAAAGCCATACATTTCAGTCACACCCACCAAGTTTCCGAAGACACCCAATTCAGTGCTCAATCTCCACAACTGAAAGCACCAAAGCCAGAGTGGCCCAGAAGATCCCTTGGGGCTGTGACATTGATTCCTTGGAAAACGCTTCAGCTCTGCAGAAATGGCTGACTGATTCAGGCCTCCCACCTCAGAAAATGGGCATTCAAAGAGTTGAGGTGGGGGAGAGAGGCCTTGTTGCTTTGAAGAATATAAGAAAGGGAGAGAAGCTGCTGTTTGTGCCTCCCTCTTTGTTCATCACTGCAGACTCGGTAAGATTTTCGCAAACAAAACTACGCGAAAGTTAATATCTTTAGTGTCATTTTGACTGCAAAGTAATCTTGGATGATGTTTGTGCTTGTGGATTATTAAATGCTAGGAATGGACAAATAGGGAGGCTGGTAAGGTGTTGAAGCAAAATTCTGTACCAGACTGGCCATTACTAGCAACCTATCTGATTAGTGAAGCGAGTTACTTGAAATCTTCGAGATGGAACAACTATATATCTGCCTTACCAAGGCAGCCTTATTCACTTCTGTATTGGTAAGTTGACGTTTTCTAGTGATTGTTCCACTGGTGGAGCTTTAGTGATCGAGTCTACTCTCAGATTTTGCTTTCTACAGCCTCTATATATCATTTCAGGACTCGCGAAGAGCTTGATCGATACTTGGAGGCATCACAGATTAGGCAGAGGGCAATTGAAAGAGTTACTAATGTTGTTGGAACGTAAGGCGTTGCATTTGCTATTAAATCTTTGTTCTGAACTAATTTGTTCATTTGCTCTCAACTTGATGAGTGGTTATATATTTGTAATTACTGCATTGACTGCTATCTCTTGTGCAGATACAATGACCTAAGGCTTAGGATATTCTCAAAGCACCCTGATTTATTTCCGGAAGAGGTATTAAACTTATGTCACAATTGAGGCCTGTTTTGTATGTATGCTAGTCGTGTCTGCTTGTAAGTTCCCACTCTTCCTTGATGCTGTCGAAAAGCTTTTAACGCTATTTTCAGAGAGCCAGGTCAATTGTCAATCAACAATTTGCATACCCGTTTTACAATCTTAAGTATACTCATCCTTTTATATCTCCAAGACTCAAATAACATGAATCTCAAAACTATCCTTATCTCCGATCCATGTGTTTTCACTGTCAAAATACAATCACAACTTGTTTGATTTTGATCTGTGTATTATTGTCCATCCTCGTTGTATTTTACAGGTATTCAACATAGAAACCTTCAAATGGTCATTTGGAATTCTTTTCTCACGCTTGGTAAGTAACTACTTGGATGATAATTCCATAGTAAAATTTGCTTCTGCTTATGCTTCTACATAATTGGTGTCAAATTGTTCTAGGAGTCTGTGTTTGACATCCATGTGCGAATTAATATTTTGTTAATAGCAACAGAAAACAcaattttataatttattaAGATGTTATCATCAATATCAGGTCCAGAAAGGAAGAAATGACCTGAAAAACCTCTGTTCATTGTTTCTCTATCTCATCTATCTCTGCTCATGCATGTACTCTGGCCCTTGAAAATTACTTGAGCACTTTAACATGTTTAAAATGTTGAAGGATCTACATTCTTTCTATGTTTGACTTCCTGTGTTGTCTAAGCACCAAAGGTCAGAAAATATGACATCCTTCAACTGGATGACGTTATATGCATCTGTATCCTTCAACTCATAAGAAAAACAGACACATTTTTACCATACAACTGGATCTGTATCTCTGGTAATTAAATAATATGTTGTTTGGATTCTTATTGGATATTTCCTACATGATGTTGAAAATAATCCATATTAATGTTGAAAGACATTATTCATTGCAGCAACTTATGACATAAAAGTCCTTGTTTCTCCTAATCACAGGTTCGATTACCCTCAATGGATGGGAAGGTTGCCTTGGTTCCTTGGGCAGATATGCTGAATCATAGTTGTGAGGTTTGTGGAtgagactttttttttatacaaatgATCAAAAGTATTATCTGTTTATCTTCATGAACTTACCCACTATGTGCATCTTAATTTGACTGGTGTAGGTGGATACGTTTTTGGATTATGATAAATCATCCCAGGGAGTTGTTTTTACAACAGATAGGCCATATCAGCCAGGTGAGCAGGTAACTATTGAATCTTGTTCTCAACTGTAAATGTAAATCAAGTAGAGGTTCATAGACAATACTGTAAAAAAGATAATTGATAGCATGAATTTAAGGTTTCGTTCAAATGCATATATGGGCTAACTGTGTTCATTGCTTCTTATGACCTTCAGGTCTTTATTTCCTATGGGAAGAAGTCCAATGGAGAGCTGTTGCTATCATATGGGTTTGTCCCAAGCAAGGGCACCAACCCTAGTGATTCCGTTGAGTTGTCAGTTTCACTTCCAAAATCTGACAAATGTTATAAGGAGAAGTTGGAAGCTCTGAGAAAGTATGGACTATCAGCGTGAGTATCTAAAATCTCGGTCTTTTGCACCTCAGAACGCCAAAAGCAATAGCCAAGTTTTGGGTGACTAGTGTGAAGcatacttattagtcattttcgATCTCCTATTAACTCAGAAGAAGACGTCAACAGATTATCTTCACTTCATTTTTTTATTCCATCATTCAATTGACTCCTTGCAGATGATTTCAAAATTTACTCTTTCCTCCGTTATGGAGTACTTTTAGTTCTAACACCAAATTGTGTGTTTCTTTTAAGCAGTACAGAGTGTTTTCCTGTACGAATCACTGGCTGGCCATCGGAGCTAATGGCATTTGCTTATTTAGCTGTCAGCCCTCCCAGTCTGAACAAACAATTTGAAGAGGTGAAATAGTTTTAGCATCTTTGTTGATCAATGTATATTGTAGTACGTATCTGAAATATCTTTGTTTGTAGATGGCTGCCGCAGCATCGAACAAATCTACCACCAGGAAGGATTTAAAATATCCTGAAATAGAAGAAGAAGTACTACAGTTCATATTGGATAGTTGTGAAGTTAGCATATCAAAGTATAACAAATTCTTACAGGTGAGGGCATAATTTGTATGAAAACTTATACTTCTGTTGATAAGAACACAATGGTATCACCTGTGGGTAGGATGGAGGTAAGAGTTTCAAGCAGTTAAATTCACAGTTGATATGTGCTCACAGGCAAGTGGTTCAATGGATTTGGACGTGACATCTCCAAAGCAGCTAAACCGAAGGTTGTTTCTGAAACAGCTAGCGGTGGACTTGTCTACTAGTGAGCAGAGAATCCTATTCCGTGCTCAATATGTAAGAACAATACGTCTTTTGCATCTACAAGATTGATCATTCTAACTAGTTTGTGATCAGAAAATTGTGGAGGACTTGATTTCATGAAACTGTGAAATTAAGAATAAATTCTCCAAAGTTTATTACATGTATTCGGTTTGCGTTATGCATTGCTATCATGTTTCGGATTATATCTGTCTTATTTATTTTGCTGATGCTGCATGGTTTCAGATACTGAGAAGGCAACTGAGGGATATACGAAAGGGTGAACTGAGAGCTCTGACGATCTTCAATGGGTTCAGGAAGTTTTTTAAGTGAGAAAAGTCTCAACTGTGATTGCTCCTGGGTCTGCAGCTGTAAGCCATTTTCTGATGAACTCTAGCTCAGTTTACATCCAGTGAAATTTAATTATGAGTTTATCAGAACAGCCACCATCATCTGGAAGAAATACATGGTCAAAAGGATGCAATGCTACTTCACATGCAAATaccaaattggaaaacaaagctATACTATAACATCGTATTTTGTAGTTGATTGTACTTATTATAGAACTACCGTGGACTCTTTTATTCTGTTCCAAGTTCCAACATTCACATTCTTGTGCTGTTCAATGAGTTCTGGGTAATAGATTGACTAGAGTCCATCCAAGATAGTACATTAATATAATTCAGggttaattttattttacaaGATATTCTTTATCAAATCAATGAAGTAAACTTAGAAAAGTTGAAGGTACAATTTATGATTAAGGGGTATTTCACAAACATGAAAAAATTTAAGGGGCAATTAGgctatttttcccttaaaaatgggggagtgaaatttatactattttaTTTTACACAATCGACACTCTCTGGTTTTATTTTTAGAATCataagttttgtgttttgtagtGTGAATCGTAAAACATGTATGTtaagatactaaaaaaaaatattaaaaaatgaaacatggagtgtgaatttcactttaGTAAAATATGCTGGAACACAAACAAAGTCTAAAAGAAGAGGAAGTCTTGATTCAGGTGATCTGACTATTGGATTGGTCCCGTCGTCCAATTAAAATTGATATTATATATAAGAAAAAAATTCCATAGTCAAATATTCTCGTTTTGCCTTCCAAACATACTTACACTCACTAGCATTACATAGAAATAAATCACAATGAACAAGTATTTTCAACATGTAATTAGATTTCCTTCTGTTTGTAATTGTATCATGGTAAATTGAGGAAGATGAtacaaatttctttttctcttcaacAAATCCAATAAGCTAAAATAATAACGAATGGCTAGTGCGGGACTGCGGGTGCTCTCAAGTTACCGTCAACTATTCACGCTTGGATTCCCACCTACTTATCCTCGTGAATGTTAATTTTTTTGATCATATCGTGAATGTTAATTCCAATTCAAGAAAAAAAGGCCAAAAGCGATCAAGTACAAAGTATAACGCATCTCTAtcccaaaatgaaaaaaaagtacAACGCATCCTTATTACCGGGAATTAAAATCAGAGTCCACTGTCCGCTGCCACAGCGCCAAAGCGGCACATACCCAAGTAGCGGAGCCCCTCCTCCTCTCAAAATCTCAACCCCTTCAATCAAGTAATGGAGGGTTTAGCTTCCTTCAGGTCCCTCCCTTGTTTCACTTGCAGACCCAAACGCTCCATCTCCGCCACCAGACCCAActccctctctcttccttcctccACCATTGTTCGCGCTcaacaggttttttttttttttggttctccAATTTCTCTGTCAATTTATTTCTACCGTTACGTCAAGTTTCGAATGAGTCACGTTGATTTGATGTTAGGTTGCAATGGGCAGCGAATCGGAGCCGGTGAAAGACGAGCTGAAAATCAAGGAGTGGGAGGTGGGTATGTTTCACAACGAAGTTGCTGCGGCGCAGGGTATCAAGATCAGGAGGAGGCCGCCGACTGGGCCGCCCAAGCACTATGTTGGGCCTTTTGAGTTTCGATTGGAGAATGAGGGCAATACTCCCAGGAATATCTTGGAGGAGATCATATGGCACAAGGACACAGAAGTCGCCAGGGTATGTGTTTCCAACTTCTTTACTGTTTTTTGGTGTTGAAGTTGGGGGTTTTGAAAGACCCAATTGGAGAAAGCCGAGTAATTTGATCATATAATGTGTTGTTgagttcattttgttttttcgTTGTGCTTATAATGTTGGTGATTTTGACTGCTGATTTTCGAAATGTGGTTTAAAAGACGAGTGATTTGATCGAATGTGGTTTAATTGTTGAGTTTTGAGTTAATGGTGTTGGTGATTATGACTATGGATTTTCAGTGGAGAGAGAAGAAGCCTCTGCATTCGTTATTGAAAGACCTGCAGAAGGCTCCTCCTGTTAGGGATTTTGTTGGAGCTCTCAGGGCGGCCAATGAAAGAACTGGACTGCCTGGGTTGATAGCTGAAGTGAAGAAAGCTTCTCCGAGTAGAGGAGTTTTGAGAGAGGATTTTGATCCGGTAAAAGTCTGCATCTTTCTGTCCCAATTCCTGAGTTTTAAGACTTGAAAGGAATTACACATTTATGTCTTAAAGTTTTTGATCTGCTTGTTTGTAAAATTAGATCTTATTGTTCTAAACTTTCTTATGATAGGTTGAAATTGCCCAAGCTTATGAAAGTGGGGGAGCTGCTTGTCTTAGTGTTTTGGCAGATGAAAAGTATTTTCAGGTGAACAATTTAGTTTGATAATCTGTTGATATTCCAACAATGCTACAATCTATGAGTTTTACCTGACTTTCTTTTGGCTTAATCAATATAGGGAAGTTATGAAAACATGGCAGCAATAAGAAATGCTGGAGTTCAGGTTTGTTCCATAAATCGATGTTGTCTTCGGACATGCAAGCTAGCATGTAGTATTTGTATAAGTTTGTATTTTAACAGAGAAAATTTTGCAGTGTCCTCTGTTGTGCAAAGAATTTATTGTTGATGCTTGGCAAATTTACTATGCTCGATCCAAAGGTGCAGATGCTATTCTTTTGATTGCTGCTGTTTTGCCTGACCTTGATATTGGTTACATGATTAAGATATGCAAGAAGCTTAAAATGGCAACCCTTGTTGAGGTTTGAGTTCTACTTCATTCTTCTTCAAATACTTAATTTTTGCAAGTGGATTTATAGGTGGTGAGGTTAAACAGTGTAGAAACATATTGTTATTTGAGTTGCACATGGGTCACTATTCTTACATATCTGGCATTATTATGAGCTGCTTATATAAAGAGTTGATGCATCTGTTGCAGCAAGTTTTTTCACATCCCAGTATCTAGTGTCTGCATATCGTGTGCTAGTTTGCAATTTGTAATTTAGTGTTTGAATTAGTGAACTCTTACTGAGCATCATCATCAACTCCAATGCTAGTAATGATTTCTGGATAATTTCAGCTGTTTCCTTGTTTTCTGGTGTATTGAATAAAATCTATGAGATTCTTTTTTCCTTCCAATATGAGTTGGATGTCATTGTTTTTGCTCTTAGCTCTCTTCCTTTTGATCAAATTGAAGTGGCTCAGAGAATTTACTTTAATTTGGACTCTCCTGTTATACATTTTGTAGGTGCACGATGAGAAGGAAATGGACCGGGTTCTTGGAATCGAGGGGGTTGAGTTTATTGGCATCAACAACCGCAATCTTGGTAAAATTTTCAAGTTTTGTGAATTAGCTTATGCTTGCTGTTTCATGTTATGTTACAGTATCAATGTTTGCTAACAAAATCATTGTTTATGTATTGTCGTGGATGGCCAACATCAGTAATAAAATTATATAACTCTTAGTTTGAATTGCATGGTTCACAACTTCACTTAAAAGATTGTTATTTTCTCATAATCTTGGCTATGTATGCAAGGGGATTAAGCCTTAAAATCTATTTGCAACATGATAAGCTTACTATTGCTTGCATGCAGAAACATTCGAGGTTGATACTAGCAACACAAAAAAGCTTCTTGAAGGAAAGCGTGGCGAAGTGATCCGTGAAAGAGACATAATTGTGGTAGGAGAATCTGGGTTGTTTAATCCTGATGACATAGCTTATGTGCAAAAAGCTGGCGTTAAAGCAATTTTAGTTGGAGAGTCTATTGTGAAACAGAGTGACCCCAAGAAAGGAATAGCTCAACTGTTTGGTAGAAACATTTCCGTGTGACATATGAGTGAGTCAGATTAGGGAGATACACAGCCTTACTTGTTCAAAGGCTTAAAGCCTCAAAGACTGAATGGTGGTTAAACTGCAAAATATCTTGTAACTTTGTCTTGTCCTCAATGAAGAGATGGTCGAATAATTTGTCTGCGTTATATGGTTGAGATTGCAATACCTACTACTCAGATTACTCATCTctcttttacccttattttggcACAAGATCGATCATAGTCATCGtccaaatatttattttaaaaatccaCGTATAAACGAAGGGTCGTCTAATAAAATAAACTAGGACAGCTCCCATAAACTATGTATGAGAATTATTCATCTTTTTAATAGAATCTCTGTAGGAATAATAGGATTGAAACTAGCCTAGGTTATCCGCTTACATATTGCTTCCAGATCAGAAGGCAAAGCACCACCACATCACTATGGCAACGAACAGAGAGATATTAAACATCTCACTCTGTCTACCCTGCACAGCTCCAAGAGAACGAATGAACGATCATCATGAATCACATAAATTCTCCTTGGCAGATAATCTATCGTTCAAGTCCGGTACCCTATCAAAGTTCATCCCATGTCGTGATCGAGCAGCCTGATCATCCTTACAAGAACCCTCCGAATGAGTACTATTTTGATTTCGTAGGTTCTTGTGATGGTTTAGTATGTGTATAAGTCCATGATAGTGATGATTCTGATGCTAatatccattccatcttcttgtgGAGTCCATGTACAAGAGAGTTCAAAATATTACCTAGTGATCCTAAAGTACATGGGAAGAAAGTAGAGAAGGGTAGTGAGGTATGAATTTGATTATGACTACGATGGCGACGAGTACAAGGTGGCAATTACATTGGTTGATGACGATGGTGTTTATGATTTCATGATCTACACGTTACGAAAAAATTCTTGGAGAAGGATTGAAAACTATTCTCATCAATTCTAAACTCTTACAAGGTCCGT is a window from the Rosa chinensis cultivar Old Blush chromosome 2, RchiOBHm-V2, whole genome shotgun sequence genome containing:
- the LOC112186069 gene encoding ribulose-1,5 bisphosphate carboxylase/oxygenase large subunit N-methyltransferase, chloroplastic, yielding MAEVSRILQSSLIPSFHSHPKSHTFQSHPPSFRRHPIQCSISTTESTKARVAQKIPWGCDIDSLENASALQKWLTDSGLPPQKMGIQRVEVGERGLVALKNIRKGEKLLFVPPSLFITADSEWTNREAGKVLKQNSVPDWPLLATYLISEASYLKSSRWNNYISALPRQPYSLLYWTREELDRYLEASQIRQRAIERVTNVVGTYNDLRLRIFSKHPDLFPEEVFNIETFKWSFGILFSRLVRLPSMDGKVALVPWADMLNHSCEVDTFLDYDKSSQGVVFTTDRPYQPGEQVFISYGKKSNGELLLSYGFVPSKGTNPSDSVELSVSLPKSDKCYKEKLEALRKYGLSATECFPVRITGWPSELMAFAYLAVSPPSLNKQFEEMAAAASNKSTTRKDLKYPEIEEEVLQFILDSCEVSISKYNKFLQASGSMDLDVTSPKQLNRRLFLKQLAVDLSTSEQRILFRAQYILRRQLRDIRKGELRALTIFNGFRKFFK
- the LOC112186070 gene encoding indole-3-glycerol phosphate synthase, chloroplastic, with the translated sequence MEGLASFRSLPCFTCRPKRSISATRPNSLSLPSSTIVRAQQVAMGSESEPVKDELKIKEWEVGMFHNEVAAAQGIKIRRRPPTGPPKHYVGPFEFRLENEGNTPRNILEEIIWHKDTEVARWREKKPLHSLLKDLQKAPPVRDFVGALRAANERTGLPGLIAEVKKASPSRGVLREDFDPVEIAQAYESGGAACLSVLADEKYFQGSYENMAAIRNAGVQCPLLCKEFIVDAWQIYYARSKGADAILLIAAVLPDLDIGYMIKICKKLKMATLVEVHDEKEMDRVLGIEGVEFIGINNRNLETFEVDTSNTKKLLEGKRGEVIRERDIIVVGESGLFNPDDIAYVQKAGVKAILVGESIVKQSDPKKGIAQLFGRNISV
- the LOC112186071 gene encoding uncharacterized protein LOC112186071, coding for MLLANANLISCNFSTFPSSLPPKTQNSKTSLQTQILKPRISHSKTASKVSTFFGPHNGKASIFTFHKGQLQICHSTLNSQKPEDPVLNEGESLNSENGGDERNWTTSILLFLLWGALMYYVFNLSPNQTPSRDMYFLKKLLNLKGDDGFRMNEVLVSVWYIMGLWPLVYSMLQLPTGRSSKSSIPVWPFLILSFFGGAYALLPYFVLWKPPPPTVDESELRRWPLNFLESKLTAGITLAAGLGIVIYAGLASGADWKEYYQYFNESKFIHVMSLDFTLLSAFAPFWVYNDMTSRKWFAKGSWLLLLSLVPLLGPALYLVLRPSLSTEPSSLSPAEPE